In Nicotiana tabacum cultivar K326 chromosome 11, ASM71507v2, whole genome shotgun sequence, a single window of DNA contains:
- the LOC107770604 gene encoding putative cysteine protease RD19D, whose translation MEKGGGLSLTYALSVTILTCPFFLLSFQHAAAIIPEDFKIRQVITDDQNYPTTTASAVNHQHNLLGTATEHKFKSFIQEYSKEYTTREEYIHRLGVFARNLLKAAEHQALDPTAVHGVTQFSDLTEEEFERMYMGVKVVDRATSLLGQGHAPPLEVKGLPESFDWREKGAVTEVKMQGTCGSCWAFSTTGSIEGANFIATGKLLNLSEQQLVDCDHTCDIKDKKACDSGCSGGLMTNAYKYLVEAGGIEEEDSYPYTGKRGDCKFNPDKVVVKVSNFTNIPIDEQQIAAYLVNHGPLAVGLNAVFMQTYIGGVSCPLICGKRWINHGVLLVGYGSKGFSILRLSNQPYWIIKNSWGKRWGEHGYYKLCRGHGMCGMNTMVSAVMTQTS comes from the exons atggaaaaaggaggGGGTCTCAGTCTAACATACGCTTTGAGCGTTACAATTCTAACATGCCCATTTTTTCTCCTTTCATTCCAACATGCAGCAGCAATAATTCCAGAAGATTTCAAAATCCGGCAAGTGATCACCGACGACCAAAACTACCCAACAACCACAGCTTCCGCCGTTAACCACCAGCACAACCTCCTCGGCACCGCCACCGAGCACAAGTTCAAGTCATTCATACAAGAATACAGCAAAGAGTATACTACACGCGAGGAGTACATACACCGTCTCGGGGTTTTTGCTAGGAATCTCTTAAAGGCAGCTGAACATCAAGCTTTGGATCCTACGGCTGTTCATGGAGTTACTCAGTTCTCTGACCTAACGGAAGAGGAATTTGAGAGGATGTATATGGGCGTTAAAGTTGTTGACCGGGCGACTTCCTTGTTGGGGCAGGGACACGCTCCGCCGCTGGAAGTGAAGGGATTGCCGGAGAGTTTTGATTGGAGAGAGAAAGGTGCTGTAACTGAGGTCAAGATGCAG GGGACTTGCGGGTCGTGCTGGGCGTTTAGCACTACTGGATCCATTGAAGGAGCCAACTTCATTGCTACCGGCAAGCTTCTTAATCTTAGTGAACAACAGCTTGTAGATTGTGATCACACG TGCGACATAAAGGACAAAAAAGCTTGTGATTCCGGATGCTCGGGAGGCCTAATGACGAATGCTTACAAGTACTTAGTTGAGGCAGGAGGAATAGAAGAGGAAGATTCATATCCATATACTGGTAAACGTGGCGATTGCAAGTTTAATCCAGACAAAGTCGTCGTAAAAGTTTCAAATTTCACCAATATTCCCATCGATGAGCAACAAATCGCTGCTTATTTAGTCAATCATGGACCACTCGCAG TCGGGTTGAACGCGGTGTTTATGCAAACGTACATCGGAGGTGTATCGTGCCCGCTAATATGTGGAAAGAGGTGGATTAACCATGGCGTTTTACTAGTTGGTTATGGCTCGAAGGGGTTCTCGATTCTGAGGTTGAGCAACCAGCCATATTGGATCATAAAGAACTCGTGGGGAAAGCGATGGGGCGAACACGGCTACTACAAGCTTTGTAGAGGACATGGCATGTGTGGAATGAACACAATGGTTTCAGCTGTTATGACCCAAACCTCCTAA